One genomic region from Drosophila subpulchrella strain 33 F10 #4 breed RU33 chromosome 2R, RU_Dsub_v1.1 Primary Assembly, whole genome shotgun sequence encodes:
- the LOC119551660 gene encoding long-chain fatty acid transport protein 1-like isoform X1: protein MCTAGVAADDGGATGGTTTGGADTADNGGAVAAPSSTALNPPQVTITIDSPEILKPPKRSNLRRSIQWILAPILTAVSGLILYYQGPWYGVAALYASLVAILLVRPGWRWFYIAAVTTPRDTVALFAYIRVLMFIKRQERKNLNIGDIFEANVARQPDKLAIVSESQQWTFRQVNEHSNRVANVFHSHGYKKGDVVGLLLENRAEFVATWLGLSKIGVITPLINTNLRGASLQHSITVGQCTAVIYGASFRSAVMDIAKDLPAHVGLYQFNDEATQEMVASEGLSQGLAQQLNGLLETAAKDKVAAGASRADHHDKLVYIYTSGTTGLPKAAVITHSRYFFIAAGIHYTLGFKDQDVFYTPLPLYHTAGGVMSMGQALLFGSTVVIRKKFSASGYFSDCARFQCTVGQYIGEMCRYILATPAASHDRKHQVRMVFGNGLRPQIWPQFVERFGIQKVGEFYGATEGNANIMNNDSTVGAIGFVSRILPQIYPISIIKADPHTGEPLRNSKGLCERCEADEPGVFIGKIVRGNPCREFLGYVDQKASSKKVVHDVFSKGDMAFISGDLLVADERGYLYFKDRTGDTFRWKGENVSTSEVEAQLSNLAGYKDVIVYGVSIPHTEGRAGMAAIYDPAREVKVSQLGEELAKSLPNYARPQFLRFLRRIDLTGTFKLRKVELQQQGFNPEVIEDELFYAQADGVYAPLTSSVYERILRNELRF from the exons atgtgcaCCGCTGGCGTTGCGGCTGATGATGGTGGTGCTACAGGTGGCACCACTACAGGTGGTGCTGATACTGCGGATAATGGTGGTGCCGTGGCCGCCCCAAGTTCGACGGCCTTGAACCCCCCACAG GTCACCATTACCATAGATTCACCGGAAATCTTAAAACCACCAAAGAGGTCCAATTTGCGGAGGTCTATTCAATGGATTTTAGCCCCTATCCTAACTGCTGTCAGCGGCCTGATCCTTTATTACCAAGGACCTTGGTATGGAGTGGCCGCCCTTTACGCCAGTTTGGTAGCCATTTTGCTGGTGCGTCCAGGATGGAGATGGTTCTATATAGCAGCGGTCACTACTCCCCGAGATACTGT GGCCCTCTTCGCCTACATCCGTGTGCTGATGTTCATCAAGCGGCAAGAGCGGAAGAACCTGAACATAGGCGACATCTTCGAGGCGAATGTGGCGCGGCAGCCGGACAAGTTGGCCATAGTCAGTGAGTCCCAGCAGTGGACCTTCCGGCAGGTGAACGAGCACTCTAACCGAGTGGCCAACGTGTTCCACAGTCATGGCTATAAAAAGGGCGATGTGGTGGGTCTGCTGCTGGAAAATCGCGCTGAGTTCGTGGCCACCTGGCTGGGTCTCTCCAAGATCGGTGTGATCACACCGCTGATAAACACGAATCTTCGTGGAGCCTCCCTGCAGCACAGCATCACTGTGGGTCAGTGCACGGCGGTCATCTACGGGGCCAGTTTCCGATCCGCCGTGATGGATATAGCCAAGGATCTGCCCGCCCACGTGGGTCTGTATCAGTTCAATGACGAGGCCACACAGGAAATGGTGGCTTCAGAGGGTCTCAGCCAGGGATTGGCCCAGCAGTTGAATGGTCTCCTGGAGACGGCTGCCAAGGATAAAGTGGCCGCTGGTGCCTCACGTGCGGATCATCATGATAAGCTGGTCTACATCTACACTTCGGGAACCACGGGTCTGCCCAAGGCAGCCGTCATCACGCATTCCAG ATACTTCTTCATCGCTGCGGGCATCCACTACACTCTGGGTTTCAAGGACCAGGATGTGTTCTACACACCTTTACCCCTTTATCACACTGCTGGCGGAGTGATGAGCATGGGTCAGGCCCTGCTCTTTGGTTCCACGGTGGTGATCAGGAAGAAATTCAGTGCCTCTGGTTATTTTTCGGACTGCGCACGCTTCCAGTGCACG GTCGGGCAGTACATTGGTGAGATGTGTCGCTATATCCTGGCCACTCCAGCGGCTTCTCACGATCGAAAGCACCAGGTGCGCATGGTGTTTGGCAATGGATTGCGACCACAGATTTGGCCACAGTTCGTGGAGCGTTTCGGGATCCAGAAAGTGGGTGAATTCTACGGAGCCACCGAGGGCAATGCCAACATCATGAACAACGATAGCACCGTGGGTGCCATTGGTTTTGTTTCCCGGATACTGCCACAGATCTATCCGATATCTATCATAAAAGCTGATCCTCACACGGGAGAGCCTTTGAGGAACAGTAAAGGACTTTGCGAGAGATGTGAGGCCGATGAGCCGGGCGTCTTTATAGGAAAGATTGTGAGGGGCAATCCCTGCCGGGAGTTCCTGGGCTACGTTGACCAGAAGGCCTCCTCCAAGAAGGTGGTCCACGATGTGTTCTCCAAGGGCGACATGGCCTTCATCTCAGGCGATCTGCTGGTGGCCGATGAGCGGGGATATCTGTACTTCAAGGATCGCACTGGTGACACATTCCGCTGGAAGGGTGAGAACGTGTCCACCAGCGAGGTGGAGGCGCAGCTTAGCAATCTGGCTGGCTACAAGGATGTGATCGTGTACGGAGTGAGCATACCCCACACAGAGGGAAGGGCCGGAATGGCAGCCATCTATGATCCTGCTCGCGAGGTCAAGGTCAGTCAGCTGGGCGAAGAGCTGGCCAAATCCCTGCCCAACTATGCGCGGCCGCAGTTCCTCAGATTCCTACGAAGAATCGACCTGACGGGCACCTTCAAGCTGCGCAAAGTGGAGCTCCAGCAGCAGGGCTTCAATCCGGAGGTCATCGAGGATGAACTCTTCTACGCCCAAGCGGATGGAGTCTATGCTCCGCTCACCTCATCCGTATACGAAAGAATACTGAGGAACGAGCTGCGCTTCTAG
- the LOC119551660 gene encoding long-chain fatty acid transport protein 1-like isoform X2, with translation MMTGSDNDPLVEDGGLNVTQHRLTIWHKVTITIDSPEILKPPKRSNLRRSIQWILAPILTAVSGLILYYQGPWYGVAALYASLVAILLVRPGWRWFYIAAVTTPRDTVALFAYIRVLMFIKRQERKNLNIGDIFEANVARQPDKLAIVSESQQWTFRQVNEHSNRVANVFHSHGYKKGDVVGLLLENRAEFVATWLGLSKIGVITPLINTNLRGASLQHSITVGQCTAVIYGASFRSAVMDIAKDLPAHVGLYQFNDEATQEMVASEGLSQGLAQQLNGLLETAAKDKVAAGASRADHHDKLVYIYTSGTTGLPKAAVITHSRYFFIAAGIHYTLGFKDQDVFYTPLPLYHTAGGVMSMGQALLFGSTVVIRKKFSASGYFSDCARFQCTVGQYIGEMCRYILATPAASHDRKHQVRMVFGNGLRPQIWPQFVERFGIQKVGEFYGATEGNANIMNNDSTVGAIGFVSRILPQIYPISIIKADPHTGEPLRNSKGLCERCEADEPGVFIGKIVRGNPCREFLGYVDQKASSKKVVHDVFSKGDMAFISGDLLVADERGYLYFKDRTGDTFRWKGENVSTSEVEAQLSNLAGYKDVIVYGVSIPHTEGRAGMAAIYDPAREVKVSQLGEELAKSLPNYARPQFLRFLRRIDLTGTFKLRKVELQQQGFNPEVIEDELFYAQADGVYAPLTSSVYERILRNELRF, from the exons ATGATGACGGGCAGCGATAATGATCCGTTGGTAGAAGACGGTGGTCTGAACGTCACGCAGCATCGACTGACCATTTGGCACAAG GTCACCATTACCATAGATTCACCGGAAATCTTAAAACCACCAAAGAGGTCCAATTTGCGGAGGTCTATTCAATGGATTTTAGCCCCTATCCTAACTGCTGTCAGCGGCCTGATCCTTTATTACCAAGGACCTTGGTATGGAGTGGCCGCCCTTTACGCCAGTTTGGTAGCCATTTTGCTGGTGCGTCCAGGATGGAGATGGTTCTATATAGCAGCGGTCACTACTCCCCGAGATACTGT GGCCCTCTTCGCCTACATCCGTGTGCTGATGTTCATCAAGCGGCAAGAGCGGAAGAACCTGAACATAGGCGACATCTTCGAGGCGAATGTGGCGCGGCAGCCGGACAAGTTGGCCATAGTCAGTGAGTCCCAGCAGTGGACCTTCCGGCAGGTGAACGAGCACTCTAACCGAGTGGCCAACGTGTTCCACAGTCATGGCTATAAAAAGGGCGATGTGGTGGGTCTGCTGCTGGAAAATCGCGCTGAGTTCGTGGCCACCTGGCTGGGTCTCTCCAAGATCGGTGTGATCACACCGCTGATAAACACGAATCTTCGTGGAGCCTCCCTGCAGCACAGCATCACTGTGGGTCAGTGCACGGCGGTCATCTACGGGGCCAGTTTCCGATCCGCCGTGATGGATATAGCCAAGGATCTGCCCGCCCACGTGGGTCTGTATCAGTTCAATGACGAGGCCACACAGGAAATGGTGGCTTCAGAGGGTCTCAGCCAGGGATTGGCCCAGCAGTTGAATGGTCTCCTGGAGACGGCTGCCAAGGATAAAGTGGCCGCTGGTGCCTCACGTGCGGATCATCATGATAAGCTGGTCTACATCTACACTTCGGGAACCACGGGTCTGCCCAAGGCAGCCGTCATCACGCATTCCAG ATACTTCTTCATCGCTGCGGGCATCCACTACACTCTGGGTTTCAAGGACCAGGATGTGTTCTACACACCTTTACCCCTTTATCACACTGCTGGCGGAGTGATGAGCATGGGTCAGGCCCTGCTCTTTGGTTCCACGGTGGTGATCAGGAAGAAATTCAGTGCCTCTGGTTATTTTTCGGACTGCGCACGCTTCCAGTGCACG GTCGGGCAGTACATTGGTGAGATGTGTCGCTATATCCTGGCCACTCCAGCGGCTTCTCACGATCGAAAGCACCAGGTGCGCATGGTGTTTGGCAATGGATTGCGACCACAGATTTGGCCACAGTTCGTGGAGCGTTTCGGGATCCAGAAAGTGGGTGAATTCTACGGAGCCACCGAGGGCAATGCCAACATCATGAACAACGATAGCACCGTGGGTGCCATTGGTTTTGTTTCCCGGATACTGCCACAGATCTATCCGATATCTATCATAAAAGCTGATCCTCACACGGGAGAGCCTTTGAGGAACAGTAAAGGACTTTGCGAGAGATGTGAGGCCGATGAGCCGGGCGTCTTTATAGGAAAGATTGTGAGGGGCAATCCCTGCCGGGAGTTCCTGGGCTACGTTGACCAGAAGGCCTCCTCCAAGAAGGTGGTCCACGATGTGTTCTCCAAGGGCGACATGGCCTTCATCTCAGGCGATCTGCTGGTGGCCGATGAGCGGGGATATCTGTACTTCAAGGATCGCACTGGTGACACATTCCGCTGGAAGGGTGAGAACGTGTCCACCAGCGAGGTGGAGGCGCAGCTTAGCAATCTGGCTGGCTACAAGGATGTGATCGTGTACGGAGTGAGCATACCCCACACAGAGGGAAGGGCCGGAATGGCAGCCATCTATGATCCTGCTCGCGAGGTCAAGGTCAGTCAGCTGGGCGAAGAGCTGGCCAAATCCCTGCCCAACTATGCGCGGCCGCAGTTCCTCAGATTCCTACGAAGAATCGACCTGACGGGCACCTTCAAGCTGCGCAAAGTGGAGCTCCAGCAGCAGGGCTTCAATCCGGAGGTCATCGAGGATGAACTCTTCTACGCCCAAGCGGATGGAGTCTATGCTCCGCTCACCTCATCCGTATACGAAAGAATACTGAGGAACGAGCTGCGCTTCTAG
- the LOC119551660 gene encoding uncharacterized protein LOC119551660 isoform X3 — protein sequence MMTGSDNDPLVEDGGLNVTQHRLTIWHKIVFFMLGLISALTICVLIRLSNRLASDAEKKALMHFRELSSGRNAHRFGH from the exons ATGATGACGGGCAGCGATAATGATCCGTTGGTAGAAGACGGTGGTCTGAACGTCACGCAGCATCGACTGACCATTTGGCACAAG ATTGTCTTCTTTATGCTGGGACTGATCTCGGCGCTGACCATTTGCGTTCTGATCCGATTGTCGAACCGATTGGCCTCCGATGCCGAGAAAAAGGCTCTGATGCACTTCCGCGAGCTCTCCTCCGGTCGTAATGCCCACCGATTTGGCCACTAG